The following is a genomic window from Pedosphaera parvula Ellin514.
GAGGGCCAAATCCGCTTCCTGCGGCGCCTGTGACGGTTAACGCTCCCGAAAACGGCGATGTCAATGCCACCCTGGGCCAACTCTCCCTGGAACTGCGTAAATATGTAGTTCGCACCAGAAGCGCTCCGAAGAGTTTTGAAGAATTTGCTGAAAAGGCTCAGTTGCAAGCTCCAACGCCGCCTGCGGGAAAGAAATATGCGATTCAGGGAGGGAAAATTGCTTTGGTGAACGCTAAATGAAGTTTAGGCATATGAAAAAGATTCTATTCACGATCCACGCAAGAGCAACGCGAGCTTATATACTGGGCAGGGGACGGCAGGGGTTTACTTTAATTGAGCTTTTAGTCGTTATTGCGATTATTGCCATCCTGGCGTCGTTGCTCCTTCCGGCGCTCGCTTCCGCCAGAGCCAAAGCCTGGCGAATTCAATGTACGTCCCAGATGAAGCAGTTGGGAGTTGGCTTTAACCTGTTTGCCACTGATCATGAGGATATGTTTCCACCTGCGGGATATGGAACCAGTTCCGGTCAGCTGGCGTGGGACAGCTGGATCCATCGATATATCGGTGGAAATGCATCGGACGCAGATCTGATTAGCGGGCTTACGAGCATCGACGCGTGCCCAAAGGTCGAGAAATGTCCCGGCGACCGAGTTGCAATCATGGCTGCATGGGCGAACTACGGTCAGCGCAGAACCTATGCCATGAACAGTGTTGGAGGCAATTGGAGCACGGAATATCAAGTCGATACTAAAAAGCAGAGTTATCCTTTGCCACCGATTAGTCATGGCGTGGGTATTTATTGGCAGGATGGCGGCGGGGCCGGTGGCCTTCCAGATTGGGAGGCGAAAGGGTATAAGACGACAGTAGTGTCAGATCCAAGCGGAACGATCTTGTTGGTGGAACAACCGAATTTTCAGAATGTAGTCGGCAATATCTGGCCTTGCATTTCGATCGGCCCCCTAGGCAGCGGAGATCTGTACCAGACTGATCCCTCTCCCGGGAGCCATAACTACGGAAATGATGAGTACGGCATTCACAGCAAGCGATTCAATTATCTGTTCCATGATGGGCATGTCCAAGCTTTGAAGCTCGAACAGACGGTTGGTTCCGGGACTTTGGCCAACCCCAAAGGGATGTGGACGGTAAAACAAAATGACTAATTGACTAATCAACGGCTGGGATCGAGCAAGGATTCCAGCTCCTGAAAGGGGCAAGACTTGATCTCGGCCTTCCGTGGAACTCCAGGTTAAAGCTGTTTTACATTCATACCTTTGCAGCAATCGCTCACGATTGATCAAACCATTTATTTGAGACGGCAGAAGCAATGGTCCCGCCACTCATTGCTTGTGCGTTGTGTAAACTGGAACCGGTTCCTGTGATTTTAAGGCTGTTGGACAGCGCGATAAAAGCGATACTGATGGTTTGAGGCACCTGGATCGATCAGATAGAACGGACTGGAAACTGGAGTGTTGGTGCTCAGAGAAATCCAGTCAGCGAAATTGGTTGTTGCCTGAAGGATGTAGCCCTTTCCTGTCTGACCCGAGAGTTGGACCTGAAATGCTCCATTGGAGAAAGCACCGGGAGCAGTGAACAACACGTTGGGGAAAATGGTGAATATACCACTGGCAGCGACACTGTTAGTGAAACCAGTTTCAAATGCGTTCGCGTTCACCGTGAGGCTGTTGGTCAAGGTCAGTGGCCCGGAGTAAAGCAGTGAACTGCTGGTCGGCAGAGTGCCATCCAAGGTGTAGTGAATCGCAGCATTCGGGTCAGGATGCTGCAGGGTGACACTCACGGACCCCAGGAATGTGCCGCCAGTTGGAGTGATGGTGGGTGGTGACAAGGCGGGCGTACCCGGCAGACTGTTGATCCAGCCGGCCAACACCGTCAGTGCGTTGGTGTCGACGAGATTCCTGGCCAGCGGCGGCATTTTGACGGCGGAATCAATGCTGTTCATCCGACCGTAAAGCACGGAGCGCCAGATATCTTTCGGGACCACCACGCGGGCGTTGTCATATCCAAGATTACCTTTGGCAAGGATGCCGTTAATAATGTTCTGATTGCCCAACGAAGTGTCATAGCGCGCATCGAAGGTGATGCCGCTGCCGCCAGGGCGGTGACACGAAGCGCAATTGGCGTCGAGGTAGGAACGGGCACGGTCGACGAGCGGGGCGCTTTGATTTGTAAGCGCGGCCAACTGCGTATAGGTGGCAATGTTGGACTCATTGATGGCTGGGTAGAAAAGTCCCAGGCGATTCAGAGTCCGGAGTTGGTTGTCTGTTTGGCCGGTTGTTGCATAGGTGAAGTTGCCGTTGAGTTGGCGGGTCTTGACGCCCAGAACGTAGTTGGCCGCAGGCGTGTGACAGGTCAGGCAATCAGCTGGGCTGGGATAGTACCAGGTTTGCGTGCGCGATCCGCTGGCAGTAGTGATGACAATGTCTTCGTTGAGGCTGTTGGTGAGCAGATCAGCATCGCTATTGTCCGGGCGCCATTTATAGGTCACGCCGTAAACGCCGCCGTTGTTATCGCGCACAATGAGGCGTGTTTCGAGTCGTCGTTTCGTGTTGGGATTGGTTTCATCCGTGGCCAGTTCGAAATGTTTGACGAAGATGGTGCCACTGGGGAATGTCCATTCGCCGGTTGGGGCAAAACCGATTTGTTCGTTGGTGGTGTAAGGTGCGCCGGTGTTCGGCACAGCAAGCCAGCGAGTTTTAAGCGCGGCATCGGACCAGAGGGGGACATTCACATTGTAGGGGATCAATCCTCCAAATGGAGCCATGGTTGCCGTGTTGGTAAAGACACCGGTTTGTGAGAGTGTGGGTGGCAAGGAGCCATTGATGGTGCTCGGCATGTTCAGGAAAGGTGTGACTTGGGCGCGGGTGGTCATGCCGTAAGGCTGGCCGCTGCCGGCTGTCACAGTGATGTTCACGGGCGCGGAGGTTCCGCTATATCCCGCACCGTCATAGGCGACAGCGGTCAGTGAATAGCTTCCGGCAGCGAATCCTGGCACAGTGAGGCTATAGGGAGCATTACTTACGCTGCCTAAAAGGGAGTTGCTGGAATAAAAATCGACTCTCGAGACTGAATTATCATCGTCGGTGGCCTGAGCCGTAATCGTGACGCTGGCGATGCCTGGGAATGAGGAATTATTCGTAGGACTGGAAATGCTGACCACAGGTGGTTGATTGGAGACCGGGTAAAGCTGCGTCTGCGGAATGATAGTTTTGGCGGTGGAGGGACTGCTCCAGGACAAGCTGGCTTGAGCTCCGCCTCCATTTTCATAATAATCCATCTGGATATTATATTTTTGTTGAGCGGCGAGCGTAAT
Proteins encoded in this region:
- a CDS encoding type II secretion system protein; translation: MKKILFTIHARATRAYILGRGRQGFTLIELLVVIAIIAILASLLLPALASARAKAWRIQCTSQMKQLGVGFNLFATDHEDMFPPAGYGTSSGQLAWDSWIHRYIGGNASDADLISGLTSIDACPKVEKCPGDRVAIMAAWANYGQRRTYAMNSVGGNWSTEYQVDTKKQSYPLPPISHGVGIYWQDGGGAGGLPDWEAKGYKTTVVSDPSGTILLVEQPNFQNVVGNIWPCISIGPLGSGDLYQTDPSPGSHNYGNDEYGIHSKRFNYLFHDGHVQALKLEQTVGSGTLANPKGMWTVKQND